One genomic segment of Aquipluma nitroreducens includes these proteins:
- a CDS encoding PAS domain S-box protein, protein MIKILAIDANKDNLITLGAIIRDSFPDAVFVTALSGKKGIEFAILENPDIILLDIIMPDMDGFEICRKLKLDKQTCNIPVVFLTAINEDKEKRIRAIKVGAEAFLHKPIDEAELIAQLGAMLKIKQFINQRLNENERLSQLVAERTHELEQSHTETLKLIDELKAENEKYRNKEKELRDSEELFRKIFEDHAAIKLIIDPDTENIIDANRAAETFYGWTKEQLKQMRIQEINTFSPGEVMQSIERAKMNKQNYFEFSHRLADGSIRDVEVFSSSIQVNRKLLIHSIVHDVSDRKRAEQEIKQEMSRFESLYRINQFSANNIQQLLDFALEEAISLTKSKIGYIFFYDENKREFNLNTWSKEVMHQCSVMEPQTVYELDKTGIWGEAVRQRKSIMINDFEAPNCLKMGIPEGHAQLHKFLTIPVFSSEKIVAVVGVANKQDDYNNIDIIQLSLMMDAVWKSVLRQKSEDDIAASEARLKRAELASSSGNWELHLDSQTIYTSEGARMIYGLDSNQIDYSIIKSIALSEYRPSLNEAMKSLIEENLPYDIEFKIKTVDTGIIKNIHSIATFDKERRTVFGVIQDITERKRSEDAVRESENKFRTLFTQMSEGFALHELVYDDTHKAVDYKIIDINPAFEKQVGIQAENAKGVLATQLYGSTPAPYLDIYAKVAETGEPHFFQTYFPPLDRHFQISVFSPNPGYFATTFVDITERMRNEETLKENEAHLRELVATKDKFFSIIAHDLKSPFNSILGLSNLLVEQIQEKNFDGIEEYARIIQKSSTTVFNLLMNLLEWARSQTGRMEFSREYIELGSLINEVIELSNESAHQKSITIIKELPRNLLVFADKAMINTILRNLISNAIKFTYPGGQIIVSAEKKLDELKISISDNGIGIKKEAIGKLFRIDENNIRMGTQNEIGTGLGLILCKEFIEKHRGKIWVESEIGKGSKFYFTIPKNGER, encoded by the coding sequence ATGATAAAAATTCTCGCGATTGACGCTAACAAAGACAACCTGATTACACTTGGGGCTATTATAAGAGATTCATTTCCTGATGCGGTTTTCGTTACTGCTTTATCAGGTAAAAAAGGAATTGAATTTGCCATTCTTGAGAATCCGGATATTATTTTGCTCGACATCATTATGCCTGATATGGATGGCTTTGAAATTTGTCGAAAGTTGAAATTGGATAAACAGACATGTAATATTCCTGTGGTTTTTCTGACTGCGATAAACGAAGATAAAGAAAAGCGCATCAGAGCAATTAAGGTTGGGGCGGAAGCTTTTTTGCACAAACCCATTGATGAAGCAGAACTCATTGCTCAACTTGGTGCGATGTTAAAAATAAAGCAATTTATCAATCAGAGACTCAATGAAAATGAACGTTTATCGCAACTGGTGGCCGAACGTACCCATGAGTTGGAACAAAGCCATACAGAAACCCTGAAACTGATCGATGAACTGAAAGCCGAAAATGAAAAGTACAGAAATAAAGAGAAAGAACTGAGGGATAGCGAAGAATTATTCCGCAAGATTTTCGAAGACCATGCTGCTATAAAATTGATCATTGATCCCGATACAGAAAATATAATTGACGCAAACCGAGCTGCTGAGACCTTTTACGGTTGGACCAAAGAGCAGCTCAAACAAATGAGGATTCAGGAAATCAATACATTTTCTCCCGGGGAGGTCATGCAATCGATAGAAAGAGCCAAAATGAATAAGCAAAATTATTTTGAATTCAGCCACAGGTTGGCTGATGGCTCCATTCGTGATGTAGAAGTATTTAGCAGTAGCATTCAAGTCAATCGAAAGCTCTTGATTCACTCCATCGTGCACGATGTAAGTGACCGAAAGCGAGCCGAACAAGAGATAAAACAAGAAATGTCCAGATTTGAAAGTCTTTATCGGATCAACCAGTTTTCGGCCAATAACATTCAGCAATTACTTGACTTTGCCTTAGAGGAAGCTATTTCACTCACTAAAAGTAAAATCGGCTACATCTTTTTTTACGATGAAAATAAAAGGGAATTTAACCTAAATACGTGGTCTAAGGAAGTTATGCATCAATGCAGCGTAATGGAACCACAAACTGTTTATGAATTAGATAAGACTGGCATCTGGGGCGAAGCGGTTCGGCAGAGAAAGTCCATAATGATAAATGATTTTGAGGCACCCAATTGTTTAAAAATGGGAATTCCAGAAGGTCATGCTCAATTGCATAAATTCCTGACAATTCCTGTTTTCAGCAGTGAGAAGATAGTAGCTGTTGTGGGTGTAGCTAACAAACAGGATGATTACAACAACATTGACATTATCCAATTGAGTTTAATGATGGACGCAGTATGGAAGAGTGTTCTGCGTCAGAAGTCAGAAGATGATATTGCAGCGAGCGAAGCCAGGCTGAAAAGGGCTGAACTAGCCTCAAGTTCAGGGAACTGGGAACTTCATCTCGATTCTCAAACAATATACACATCAGAAGGAGCCAGAATGATTTACGGGCTCGATTCAAATCAGATTGATTATTCGATTATCAAGTCAATCGCATTATCCGAATACCGGCCTTCACTTAATGAAGCGATGAAGAGTTTAATCGAAGAAAACCTTCCGTACGACATTGAGTTTAAAATAAAAACTGTAGATACAGGAATAATAAAAAATATCCACTCAATTGCAACATTCGACAAAGAAAGAAGAACCGTATTTGGCGTAATTCAGGACATCACCGAGCGGAAGCGAAGTGAAGATGCCGTAAGAGAAAGTGAAAATAAATTTCGCACTTTGTTTACTCAAATGTCCGAAGGGTTTGCACTTCACGAGCTTGTTTACGACGACACTCATAAGGCCGTTGATTATAAAATTATTGATATCAATCCAGCATTCGAAAAACAAGTAGGTATTCAGGCTGAAAATGCCAAAGGAGTTCTGGCTACCCAGCTTTATGGTTCAACACCTGCACCATATCTCGATATTTATGCAAAAGTAGCCGAAACAGGCGAACCTCATTTCTTTCAAACTTATTTTCCTCCTCTTGACCGTCATTTTCAGATTTCAGTATTTTCGCCCAATCCGGGCTATTTTGCAACCACATTTGTTGATATTACTGAGCGCATGCGGAATGAAGAGACCCTAAAAGAAAACGAAGCTCATTTACGTGAACTCGTTGCCACTAAGGATAAGTTTTTTTCAATTATAGCACACGATTTAAAGAGTCCGTTCAACAGTATTTTGGGCTTAAGTAACCTTCTGGTAGAGCAAATTCAGGAAAAAAACTTTGACGGAATTGAAGAGTATGCCAGAATCATTCAAAAATCTTCGACAACAGTTTTTAATTTATTGATGAACCTTTTGGAGTGGGCAAGGTCACAAACCGGACGAATGGAGTTCTCGCGTGAATATATTGAATTAGGCTCTTTGATCAACGAGGTTATCGAACTATCCAACGAATCAGCTCATCAGAAATCGATTACAATTATTAAAGAATTACCTCGAAATCTACTTGTGTTTGCCGATAAAGCCATGATTAACACGATTCTGAGAAATCTTATCTCAAATGCAATCAAATTCACCTATCCAGGCGGTCAGATTATCGTCTCTGCGGAAAAGAAGCTGGATGAATTAAAAATTTCGATTTCCGACAATGGAATAGGTATAAAAAAAGAAGCGATAGGTAAATTGTTCCGCATCGACGAAAACAACATAAGGATGGGCACACAAAATGAAATTGGGACTGGTTTAGGACTGATTTTATGCAAGGAATTCATCGAAAAACATCGTGGAAAAATATGGGTTGAGAGCGAAATAGGTAAAGGAAGTAAGTTTTATTTCACGATTCCAAAGAACGGTGAAAGGTGA